A genomic segment from Glycine soja cultivar W05 chromosome 20, ASM419377v2, whole genome shotgun sequence encodes:
- the LOC114403916 gene encoding glycinol 4-dimethylallyltransferase-like, with protein MDSGSVISSTSACSITTGGNLWRRKHSTNNIYYASSCASKASKYKKKTQIECNILRSQQSSLNHHYKRIEGGATYQDCDKKYVVKAIPEPTFDSEPCASNPENVVDSAKKILDVFYHFCYPYSMIAIILCAISSSLLAVEKPSDISSSFLIGVLQALVPHLFVAVFANVVNQVFDYEIDKINKPYLPLASGQLSFTTAVFIAASLLIMSFWLSLVIGSWPLIWNVVLTSSVWNVYSINVPLLRWKRHPLLATICTISVWAFILPITFFLHMQTFVLKRPIVFPRSLIFYVVFMIFYSLGMALSKDISDVKGDKAYGIDTFAIRLGQKWVFWICIILFEMAFGVALLAGATSSYLWIKIVTGLGHAILASILLYQAKSIYLSNKVSTRSFYMLIWKLLYAAYFLMALIR; from the exons ATGGATTCGGGGTCTGTTATATCTTCTACTAGTGCCTGCTCAATCACAACTG GTGGGAATCTCTGGCGGAGAAAACATTCCACAAATAATATTTACTATGCAA GTTCTTGTGCGTCAAAAGCTTcgaaatacaaaaagaaaactcAAATAGAATGTAATATTTTGAGGTCACAACAGTCAAGTTTGAACCATCATTACAAGCGCATCGAAGGAGGGGCAACATATCAAGATTGCGATAAAAAATACGTTGTGAAAGCAATCCCTGAACCAActtttgattctgaaccttGTGCTTCCAATCCCGAAAACGTTGTGGACTCTGCAAAAAAAATCTTAGATGTTTTCTACCATTTTTGCTATCCATACTCAATGATTGCCATA ATATTATGTGCAATTTCTTCGTCTCTACTTGCGGTGGAGAAACCATCAGATATATCTTCATCATTTCTTATTGGTGTGTTACAG GCTTTAGTACCTCATTTGTTTGTCGCAGTTTTTGCTAACGTTGTGAATCAAGTGTTCGACTATGAAATAGACAAG ATAAACAAACCATATCTTCCGTTGGCATCTGGACAATTATCATTTACAACTGCTGTCTTCATTGctgcatcacttttaattatg AGCTTTTGGCTTAGCTTGGTTATAGGTTCTTGGCCGTTGATTTGGAATGTTGTATTGACCTCGTCAGTATGGAATGTTTATTCAATCAAT GTGCCCCTGTTAAGATGGAAGAGACACCCGCTGCTTGCGACAATATGCACAATTTCTGTTTGGGCATTTATATTGCCAATAACATTTTTCCTTCACATGCAG ACTTTTGTGCTGAAGAGGCCAATTGTCTTTCCAAGATCATTGATTTTCTATGTTGTATTCATGATCTTCTACTCTCTGGGTATGGCATTGTCCAAG GATATATCTGACGTTAAAGGAGATAAAGCATACGGCATCGATACTTTCGCGATACGTTTGGGTCAAAAATGG GTATTTTGGATTTGCATTATCCTTTTTGAAATGGCTTTTGGAGTTGCCCTCTTGGCAGGAGCAACATCTTCTTACCTTTGGATTAAAATTGTCACG GGTCTGGGACATGCTATTCTTGCTTCAATTCTCTTGTACCAAGCCAAATCTATATACTTGAGCAACAAAGTTTCCACTAGATCGTTTTATATGTTGATCTGGAAG TTGTTGTACGCAGCATACTTTCTCATGGCTTTAATTAGATAA
- the LOC114401781 gene encoding 2-isopropylmalate synthase 2, chloroplastic-like, whose translation MATVIRNPILFPSTSHRPNQNHSNNTFLIFRFPQTSRSSLHSKSRFAFSCSQSEPPPPSPSASPRRRPPYIPNRIPDPSYVRIFDTTLRDGEQSPGASMTSKEKLDVARQLAKLGVDIIEAGFPAASKDDFEAVKMIAQEVGNAVDDDGYVPVICGLSRCNEKDIRTAWEAVKYAKRPRIHTFIATSAIHMEYKLRMSKDKVVDIARNMVKFARSLGCEDVEFSPEDAGRSDREFLYEILGEVIKAGATTLNIPDTVGITMPSEFGKLIADIKANTPGIENVIISTHCQNDLGLSTANTIEGARAGARQLEVTINGIGERAGNASLEEVVMALRCGAHVNGNLYTGINTKHIFLTSRMVEEYTGLQLQPHKALVGANAFAHESGIHQDGMLKHKGTYEIISPEDIGLERTNEAGIVLGKLSGRHALRKRLEELGYELSDDQVQTLFWRFKAVAEQKKRVTDADLRALVSDEVFQAEPVWKLGDLQVTCGTLGLSTATVKLLSSDGSTHVACSVGTGPVDSAYKAVDLIVKEPVTLLEYSMNAVTEGIDAIATTRVVIRGESETSTSTTHALTGEAVLRTFSGTGAGMDVVVSSVKAYIAALNKMLGFKETSPSAEKIPVSSLKI comes from the exons ATGGCCACCGTGATCCGCAATCCTATCCTCTTTCCCTCCACCTCTCACCGCCCCAACCAAAACCACAGCAACAACACATTCCTCATTTTCCGCTTCCCTCAAACCTCACGCTCTTCTCTCCACTCAAAATCCCGATTCGCCTTTTCCTGCTCCCAATCGgagcctcctcctccttctccttctgCTTCTCCTCGACGGCGTCCTCCGTACATCCCGAACCGCATTCCTGACCCTTCCTATGTCCGCATTTTCGACACCACTCTCCGCGACGGCGAGCAGTCCCCGGGCGCCTCCATGACCTCCAAGGAGAAGCTGGATGTGGCGCGGCAGCTTGCCAAGCTCGGCGTCGACATCATCGAGGCCGGCTTCCCTGCCGCCTCCAAGGATGACTTCGAGGCCGTCAAAATGATCGCCCAAGAGGTCGGCAACGCCGTTGACGACGACGGATACGTCCCCGTCATCTGTGGCCTCTCCCGCTGCAACGAGAAGGACATTCGTACAGCCTGGGAGGCCGTCAAGTACGCCAAGAGGCCCAGGATTCACACCTTTATCGCCACCAGCGCCATTCACATGGAGTACAAGTTGAGAATGTCCAAAGACAAGGTCGTCGACATTGCCCGCAATATGGTCAAGTTCGCTCGTAGCTTGGGCTGCGAAGATGTCGAGTTCAGTCCTGAAGATGCTGGAAG GTCGGATAGGGAGTTTCTTTATGAAATTCTTGGAGAAGTTATTAAGGCCGGGGCCACCACGCTCAACATACCTGACACTGTTGGTATAACTATGCCCAGTGAATTTGGAAAGTTGATTGCTGATATTAAAGCTAATACCCCTGGAATTGAAAATGTTATTATTTCCACCCACTGCCAGAATGATCTCGGACTTTCTACTGCAAACACTATAGAG GGTGCGCGTGCTGGTGCAAGGCAACTGGAAGTGACGATTAATGGGATTGGTGAAAGGGCTGGAAATGCCTCCCTAGAAGAG gTTGTGATGGCCTTGAGATGCGGAGCACATGTCAATGGCAATCTCTACACTGGAATTAATACGAAGCACATCTTTCTGACGAGCAGGATG GTCGAAGAGTACACTGGTTTGCAGTTACAGCCACACAAGGCTCTTGTGGGAGCTAATGCCTTCGCCCATGAAAGTGGCATACATCAG GATGGAATGCTAAAACACAAAGGTACATATGAAATAATATCACCTGAGGACATTGGACTTGAAAGAACCAATGAAGCTGGTATTGTACTGGGGAAGCTTAG TGGACGCCATGCTTTGAGAAAGCGACTTGAAGAG CTTGGTTATGAACTTAGTGACGACCAAGTTCAGACTTTATTTTGGCGTTTTAAAGCAGTGGCTGAGCAAAAAAAG aGGGTTACTGATGCTGACCTCAGAGCATTGGTATCAGATGAAGTTTTTCAAGCAGAGCCTGTCTGGAAACTTGGTGATTTGCAG GTGACTTGTGGAACTCTTGGCCTTTCTACAGCAACTGTCAAACTTTTGAGTAGTGATGGTAGCACACATGTTGCTTGTTCTGTTGGTACAGGACCAGTGGACTCGGCATACAAGGCTGTGGATCTGATTGTGAAG GAGCCAGTAACACTTCTTGAGTACTCAATGAATGCAGTCACGGAAGGCATCGATGCAATTGCCACTACCCGGGTTGTGATTCGTGGGGAGAGTGAAACAAGTACTAGTACTACTCATGCTTTAACTGGAGAAGCTGTTCTTCGAACATTTAG TGGGACTGGAGCGGGAATGGATGTCGTTGTTTCCAGTGTCAAGGCCTATATTGCTGCACTAAACAAGATGTTGGGTTTCAAGGAAACATCTCCATCTGCTGAAAAAATTCCAGTTTCTTCATTGAAGATTTGA
- the LOC114403917 gene encoding LOW QUALITY PROTEIN: glycinol 4-dimethylallyltransferase-like (The sequence of the model RefSeq protein was modified relative to this genomic sequence to represent the inferred CDS: inserted 2 bases in 1 codon; substituted 1 base at 1 genomic stop codon) — MTFLLKRSIVFPRSLIFAVVIINFFSVGMALVKDISDVERDKIYGIDTFSIRLGQKRVFWICVFLFEMGFGVALLTGASSSXYLYXKIIMGLGHVVLDSILWYQAKSIDLSSKASTRSFYMLIWKLLYAAYFLVALIR, encoded by the exons ATG ACTTTTTTGTTGAAGAGATCAATTGTCTTTCCAAGATCACTTATTTTTGCTGTTGTAATCATTAACTTTTTCTCTGTGGGTATGGCATTGGTAAAG GATATATCTGACgttgaaagagataaaatataTGGCATTGATACTTTTTCAATACGTTTAGGTCAAAAACGG GTATTTTGGATttgtgttttcctttttgaaatgGGTTTTGGAGTTGCCCTCTTGACAGGAGCATCATCTTCCTAATACCtcta taaaattatcatg GGTCTGGGCCAtgttgttcttgattcaattcTCTGGTACCAAGCCAAATCTATAGATTTAAGCAGCAAAGCTTCCACTAGATCCTTCTATATGTTGATCTGGAAG ttgTTGTACGCAGCGTACTTCCTCGTGGCTTTGATTAGATAA